Genomic window (Pradoshia sp. D12):
TTAATTTCACCTTTTTTTCCTTTTCCTTTAACATCTTTTAAAAATATTACTCTCATGTGTTTGTGCCTCCTTCATATAGCTCATCAATTGCATCTTTCAACATTTGCTCTGCTTTTTCCATTGAAATGTCATCCAGTTGAGTTGCCGCATTTGTAAGATGCCCTCCGCCACCCAAACGTTCCATAATAACCTGAACATTTATATCGCCAAGAGATCTTGCACTTATGCCAATGCTAGTTTCTGATTTTCGTGATAACACAAAGGATGCGATCACTTCATCCATTGCTAACAATGTGTCTGCAGCCTGGGCAATCAAAACCTGATCAGCAAATTCATTTAAATCACCATGAGCAATAGCAATCCCTTTATGATAAAAATAAACGTCCTCAATCAGCTTTGCGCGCTTTAGGTAAGTATCTACATCTTCCTTAAGAAGCTTTTGTACAAGGACTGTGTCTGCACCATGCCCTCTTAAAAAAGAAGCAGCATCGAAAGTTCTGGATCCTGTTCTAAATGTAAAGGATTTTGTATCCACTATAATACCAGCCAGCAAAGCAGTTGCTTCCAGCATACCTACCTTAACACGCTTTGGCTGGTATTCAATAAGCTCCGTTACTAACTCGGCTGTAGATGATGCATATGGCTCCATATAAACCAGGATAGAATTATCTATAAATTCCTCGCCACGCCTGTGATGATCAATCACCACGATTTTTTCAGCCCGGGAAACCAGTTTTTCCTCAATGACCATGCTTGGCTTATGAGTATCTACGATAACAAGTAATGTTTTATCGGTGATTAGCTCAACACCAATTTCAGGTGATATAAATCTGGAGTCCAACTCAGGCTTTTGCTTCACTTGAGATAGAAGTCGTTTAACACTTGAATCTAATTCACTTCTGTCTAGAATAATATATCCTTCACGGTTATTCATTTCGGCAATTTTTAATATCCCTAAGGACGAACCAATAGCATCCATATCGGGAAACTTATGTCCCATTACAATAACTTTATCACTATCGACTATCAAATCACGCAGTGCATGTGAAATTACCCGTGCGCGAACTCTAGTTCTTTTCTCCATAGGATTCGTTTTGCCACCATAAAATTTCACTTTTCCATTTGGGAGTTTAATGGCAACCTGATCTCCACCTCTACCCAGAGCCAGATCAAGACTTGATTGAGCAATGCTGCCCAATTCAGGTAATGCAGAAATTCCGCTCCCCACACCTATACTCAGTGTTAACGGAACATTTTGCTTGGCCGTTGTTTCCCGTACATCATCCAGTATGGAAAATTTCGTTTTTTCTAGGTGGTTAAGAATACTTTCGCTAAAAATAGCGATAAACCGATCCGAGGAAATTCTCTTTAAAAAGACTCCATATTCTTTAGCCCAATTATTTAATAGGGAGGTTACAAAGCTATTTAAGCTGCTTTTTCGCTGGTCGTCCATTCCTTGTGTCACATCGTCATAGTTATCTAGATAGATAATTCCAATGACAGTTCGCTCTTCTTCGTACATTTTTTCAATTTCTGTTTGCTCTGTAACATCGAAGAAATAAAGCAATCTTTCCTCCGGTTTATGGACTACTCGAAACTTACGATTATAAATTGCTACAATATCTTCGCTTTCCTCTCTTTTCACCAAAGGTATTAAGGGTTCTGCAACCTCAGAAATGTATTTTCCAACCAAAGTATCTTCCTGGAGACACTTAGCCATATATGGGTTGGTCCATTCAATTACATAATCCTCGTTGAAAAGCAGTATACCTATTGGCATTTCTAATAGAGCTTCTTCCCCCACTTTTTTTAATCGATAGGATAGAGTGGAAATATAGATTTCCGTTTCTTTTTGTATTCCATATTCAATTTTTAATATTAGAAAGAAGAGAATGCCAAAAAGCAAAGAAGCTACTATTGCAAATATCCAATTATAATAAGCAAGAACTCCGATGATTACTAAAGATACACCCAATAATGCGTAGATGGGATAACGGATCGCTTGCCTGTTTAAATAAGATGGCATAGATTCAGCTCCTAAATAATGTGGATCAATTTATGTATTACTTATCATTATACTTGATAAAACTCCATTATGACCAACAGAGCAATTAATTACCTGTTCAGAGGCGTATAATTAATACCCTTCATTAGTACCTATTTAAAACAATAAATACATACAAAGAATATTATAAAGCATAAATAAAATGATATCCAAAAAACAAGACATTACATTGAACCATAATGTTATATTGAAATAATATTTAA
Coding sequences:
- a CDS encoding DHH family phosphoesterase, producing the protein MPSYLNRQAIRYPIYALLGVSLVIIGVLAYYNWIFAIVASLLFGILFFLILKIEYGIQKETEIYISTLSYRLKKVGEEALLEMPIGILLFNEDYVIEWTNPYMAKCLQEDTLVGKYISEVAEPLIPLVKREESEDIVAIYNRKFRVVHKPEERLLYFFDVTEQTEIEKMYEEERTVIGIIYLDNYDDVTQGMDDQRKSSLNSFVTSLLNNWAKEYGVFLKRISSDRFIAIFSESILNHLEKTKFSILDDVRETTAKQNVPLTLSIGVGSGISALPELGSIAQSSLDLALGRGGDQVAIKLPNGKVKFYGGKTNPMEKRTRVRARVISHALRDLIVDSDKVIVMGHKFPDMDAIGSSLGILKIAEMNNREGYIILDRSELDSSVKRLLSQVKQKPELDSRFISPEIGVELITDKTLLVIVDTHKPSMVIEEKLVSRAEKIVVIDHHRRGEEFIDNSILVYMEPYASSTAELVTELIEYQPKRVKVGMLEATALLAGIIVDTKSFTFRTGSRTFDAASFLRGHGADTVLVQKLLKEDVDTYLKRAKLIEDVYFYHKGIAIAHGDLNEFADQVLIAQAADTLLAMDEVIASFVLSRKSETSIGISARSLGDINVQVIMERLGGGGHLTNAATQLDDISMEKAEQMLKDAIDELYEGGTNT